The DNA sequence GCATCTTTTCCGAGCGTATGGTATAATAAAAACCATTCAAAGGAGATGAACGCGATGGCACTCAAATATCCAGGAGGAAAAGAATACCGCGGAAACGGACCGAGCGCGGTGCGACCGCCGGCGGCAGCCGGCTATGCCAACCGCGGCATGACGCTCGAAGACGACTTAAACGCGACGAATGAATATTATCGGGAGCACGGCATCGCTGTCATCCATAAAAAGCCGACTCCGGTGCAAATCGTCCGCGTCGATTATCCGAAACGGAGCGCCGCCGTCATCAAAGAGGCCTATTTCCGGCAGGCGTCGACGACCGACTACAACGGCATCTATCGCGGCAAATACATCGACTTTGAGGCAAAGGAGACGAGAAACAAAACGTCGTTTCCGCTGAAAAATTTCCATGCTCACCAAATCCGCCATATGGCGCAAGTCATGGCCCACGGCGGCATTTGCTTTGCGATTTTGCGTTTTTCCCTGCTCAATGAAACGTATTTGCTTGACGCCTCCCACTTAATTGCCCGCTGGAATGAGCAAGAAGCCGGGGGAAGAAAGTCGATCCCAAAACGGGAGATCGAACAATACGGGCATTATATCCCGCTTGGCTACCAGCCGAGAATTGATTATATTAGTGTAATAGAAAACGTGTACTTCACCGCTTAAGGTGAAAACTTGTAAGAAAGGCAGGATTTGCTTATGTCTGGTGAATATCGTTCTCGTGTGGAACGAAAGCAGGCAGCGAAACAGACGAAACAAAAAAAGGCGAAAAAGAAAAGAGGGAGGTCCTGGTTGAAAGCGATCGCCATTGCGATAGTGCTGATGATCGCCCTTGGCGCCATCGGGGGGGTGGCTGCGTTCGCCTACTTTGTCAAGGACGCCCCTCCGCTCGATGAGGCGAAAATTAAAGATCCGCTCTCGTCGACCGTGTACGATATGAGCGGAAAGAAAGTCGCCGAGCTGGGCGGTTACAAACGGACGTACATCTCATACAAGGACGTGCCGAAAGTGCTGGAAAATGCGGTATTGGCGACCGAAGACGCCCGCTTTTACGAGCATCACGGCATCGACATCGTCCGTCTAGCCGGCGCGGTCATCGCCAATATTCGCGAAGGGTTCGGCGCGGAAGGCGGCAGCACGATCACCCAGCAAGTCGTGAAAATGACGTTCCTCTCATCAAAGAAAACGTTGGAGCGGAAAGCGCAAGAAGCGTGGCTCGCCTTGCAGCTTGAGCAAAAGTATTCGAAGCACGAAATTTTGGAAATGTACTTGAACAAAATTTATTACTCAGACGGCATTTATGGCGTCGCCCGGGCGGCGGAATATTACTTCGGCAAAACGAACTTAAAAGAGCTGACGCTCCCTGAGGCAGCGCTCTTGGCCGGCATGCCGCAAAGCCCGAACCGGTACAACCCGTACGATCATCCGGAGGCGGCGAAAAAACGGCGCGACACTGTCTTGTCGCTCATGGTGAAACATGGCTTTATCAGTGCGGAAGAAGCGGAAAAAGCGAAGCAGGTGCCGATCAAATCGATGCTCACCGAGCGGAAAAAGCCGCAAAATTCCGTGCCATACGACGCCTTCATTGACGAAGTGATCAAAGAAGTGACGGACAAAGCCAATGTCAACGTCTTTGAAGACGGGCTGAAAATTTACACGACGCTTGATCAAGAGGCGCAGTCGTACGTTGAAAAGCTATTAAACTCCGATCAACATTTTACCGCCAAAAAAGATTTGCAGTCGGGAATCGCCCTCGTCGACACGAAAACGGGCGCCATTCGCGCATTAGGCGGGGGACGCCACCGCGACAACATCGAGTTCGGTTTCAACTACGCAATTCAGCCTGTCGGCCAGCCCGGTTCAACGATTAAGCCGATTTTGGACTACGGGCCGGCGATCGAATATTTAAAATGGTCAACCGCGCACATTCTTGTTGACGAGCCGTATACGTACTCCGACGGCACCCCGATCCGCAACGCCGGCGGACGCTACGCCGGACCGGTGACGGTGCGCAATGCCCTCACATGGTCGCGCAACATCCCGGCGTTAAAAACGTTCCAAGCGGTCGGCAAAGAGCGGGCGAGAGAGTTTGCCAACCGGCTCGGCATGGGCTTTGACGAAGTATATGAGCCGTACGCAATCGGCGGCATATCGCGCTACGTATCGCCGTTGCAGATGGCCGGCGCCTACGCCGCCTTCGGCAACAACGGCGTTTACACGAAGCCGTATGCGGTGACGAAAATCGTCTTCCCAGACGGCACGGAAATGGACTTAAAGCCAAAACCGAAGCGAGTCATGCATGATTACACCGCATACATGATTACCGACATGCTTAAATCGGTCATCCGCTCTGGCACTGGGCGGTCCGCCTATGTTCCAGGGTTGGAGCTCGCCGGCAAGACCGGAACGACAAACTACGGCAAAGACGGCGCGAAGTTTGGCCTCAAACGGGACGATGTGCCGGACAGCTGGATTATCGGCTATACGCCAAACTACACGGCGGCCATTTGGGTCGGCTTCAGCAAAAAAAGCGAAACAGCTACATTAGGGAGTCGGGAGCAGCGCATTCCGAAGCTCTTGCTGAAAGATCTGATGTCCCATCTCGACGATGGCAGTGGAGAGTTTCAGCGGCCGGACAGCGTCGTCAAACTGCCGATCAAAAAAGGCACGAATCCGCCGAAACTTGCCGGCAAATACACGCCTGAAAGCAACATTACGTATGAATTGTTCGTGCGCGGCACCGAACCGACAGAAGTCGCAAAAGATGAGCCGGAAGAGCTCCCGGCTGTCAAAGGGTTGGCCGCTTCGTACGACCAAGCTGCCAACATGATTTCCGTCTCTTGGTCGTATGATGAGAAAACCGACGACACGCTGTTTGAAGTGCGCATCAAAGACGAGCAAGGGCATACGGAAACGGTCACGACCAAAGATTTAGGCGTGACAGTTACGAACGTGGCGCCAGGGGCTTCGTACACGATCGCCGTCTATGCCAAGGAAGGCGAGCGGATGAGCAAGCCGGCGATCACGAGCATCCGCATCCCTGGCGGCGAGCAGCCGACGGCGCCGGGCAATGGAGCGAACGGT is a window from the Geobacillus stearothermophilus ATCC 12980 genome containing:
- the recU gene encoding Holliday junction resolvase RecU, which encodes MALKYPGGKEYRGNGPSAVRPPAAAGYANRGMTLEDDLNATNEYYREHGIAVIHKKPTPVQIVRVDYPKRSAAVIKEAYFRQASTTDYNGIYRGKYIDFEAKETRNKTSFPLKNFHAHQIRHMAQVMAHGGICFAILRFSLLNETYLLDASHLIARWNEQEAGGRKSIPKREIEQYGHYIPLGYQPRIDYISVIENVYFTA
- a CDS encoding PBP1A family penicillin-binding protein gives rise to the protein MSGEYRSRVERKQAAKQTKQKKAKKKRGRSWLKAIAIAIVLMIALGAIGGVAAFAYFVKDAPPLDEAKIKDPLSSTVYDMSGKKVAELGGYKRTYISYKDVPKVLENAVLATEDARFYEHHGIDIVRLAGAVIANIREGFGAEGGSTITQQVVKMTFLSSKKTLERKAQEAWLALQLEQKYSKHEILEMYLNKIYYSDGIYGVARAAEYYFGKTNLKELTLPEAALLAGMPQSPNRYNPYDHPEAAKKRRDTVLSLMVKHGFISAEEAEKAKQVPIKSMLTERKKPQNSVPYDAFIDEVIKEVTDKANVNVFEDGLKIYTTLDQEAQSYVEKLLNSDQHFTAKKDLQSGIALVDTKTGAIRALGGGRHRDNIEFGFNYAIQPVGQPGSTIKPILDYGPAIEYLKWSTAHILVDEPYTYSDGTPIRNAGGRYAGPVTVRNALTWSRNIPALKTFQAVGKERAREFANRLGMGFDEVYEPYAIGGISRYVSPLQMAGAYAAFGNNGVYTKPYAVTKIVFPDGTEMDLKPKPKRVMHDYTAYMITDMLKSVIRSGTGRSAYVPGLELAGKTGTTNYGKDGAKFGLKRDDVPDSWIIGYTPNYTAAIWVGFSKKSETATLGSREQRIPKLLLKDLMSHLDDGSGEFQRPDSVVKLPIKKGTNPPKLAGKYTPESNITYELFVRGTEPTEVAKDEPEELPAVKGLAASYDQAANMISVSWSYDEKTDDTLFEVRIKDEQGHTETVTTKDLGVTVTNVAPGASYTIAVYAKEGERMSKPAITSIRIPGGEQPTAPGNGANGDGNNRGAGNGGTNGDNSDDHGGNGNNQNNNNGGNSGNNGNGNEDRDDGGEEDNGGKDNGGEDNGGKDNGQGDGGATTPTKPTTPTTPTNPQSGNSGNAGMRNGSRQ